From Methanobacteriales archaeon HGW-Methanobacteriales-1, a single genomic window includes:
- a CDS encoding transglutaminase family protein, which translates to MAKSITSGATSYTSKATKIFNWVRDHLAYSFYYNTKYGAVKTLSYRKGNCVDHA; encoded by the coding sequence ATGGCCAAATCAATAACTAGCGGTGCTACTTCATACACTTCCAAAGCAACCAAGATATTCAACTGGGTTAGGGATCACCTGGCCTACAGTTTTTACTACAACACCAAATACGGAGCAGTTAAAACTTTATCATACAGGAAAGGAAACTGTGTAGATCATGCC
- a CDS encoding amino acid permease, with protein MRSLFKKKDIEECLHCKTTGQKLKRSLGPFQLIIMGIGAIIGAGIFIVTGIGSATSGPSLIISFIIAALACSLTALCYAEMASMITVTGGIYTYTQVTLGEIGAWIIGWTSILQYIIAGASVAIGWSSYVVGFLASMGMALPVFLTSSPLSGTGMINLPAFLIIIVLSAILVKGTQESARINAFFVFIKLAVILLFVVVGYHFINPANYQPFAPHGISGIFQGAAIVFFAYIGFDTIASAAEETKNPQRALPIGIICSLAVCSLIYIVVTGVMNGMVNFSMFAHSEAPIMLALQSVGANWATTIITIGAIAGLTTVILVNLFVVPRLIFAMSRDELLPKKLTHVHSKFNSPAISIILVGGISALVAAFLPMGDIFELVNIAALSAFIFLAISVIYLRKSHPHIPRKFKCPLVPIIPVASIIACVALITQLTFLTIKIFVAWLILGLVFYFAYRKYKNSRKEDDNEIELGEMDDAIVLGALIPEKESGK; from the coding sequence ATGAGAAGCTTGTTTAAAAAAAAAGATATTGAAGAATGCCTGCACTGTAAAACAACGGGCCAAAAACTGAAAAGATCATTAGGACCTTTTCAATTAATTATAATGGGTATCGGAGCAATAATCGGTGCCGGAATTTTTATAGTGACTGGTATAGGGTCGGCCACATCTGGACCCTCATTAATAATCTCATTTATAATAGCGGCCCTGGCTTGTAGCCTTACTGCACTTTGTTACGCCGAAATGGCCTCTATGATCACGGTTACCGGTGGTATATATACCTATACGCAGGTTACCCTGGGAGAAATAGGGGCCTGGATAATAGGATGGACCAGCATACTTCAGTACATAATAGCAGGAGCTTCCGTGGCTATTGGATGGTCATCATATGTGGTAGGATTTCTAGCATCCATGGGAATGGCTTTACCTGTATTTTTAACATCTTCTCCCCTCAGTGGAACAGGAATGATTAATTTACCTGCCTTTTTAATTATTATTGTATTAAGTGCTATATTAGTAAAAGGAACTCAGGAAAGTGCCCGGATAAATGCTTTTTTTGTCTTTATTAAGCTGGCGGTGATCCTTCTTTTTGTGGTAGTGGGATACCATTTTATTAATCCTGCTAATTATCAGCCCTTTGCTCCTCATGGAATATCGGGAATATTTCAGGGAGCAGCCATTGTTTTCTTTGCCTATATAGGATTTGATACTATTGCTTCTGCAGCTGAAGAGACTAAAAATCCACAAAGGGCTCTTCCCATAGGAATTATATGTTCTCTGGCTGTTTGCTCTTTAATTTATATCGTCGTTACGGGAGTGATGAATGGTATGGTAAATTTCAGTATGTTTGCTCATAGTGAGGCCCCTATAATGCTGGCTTTACAATCAGTAGGGGCCAACTGGGCCACAACCATCATAACCATAGGCGCCATAGCTGGTTTGACCACGGTTATTCTGGTTAATTTATTTGTGGTTCCCCGTCTCATATTTGCCATGTCCCGGGATGAATTGCTTCCTAAGAAATTGACCCATGTGCACAGCAAATTTAACTCTCCAGCAATAAGTATAATCCTGGTGGGAGGAATATCTGCCCTGGTCGCTGCATTTTTGCCTATGGGCGACATATTTGAACTGGTGAATATTGCAGCTTTATCTGCATTTATTTTTCTGGCTATTTCCGTTATTTATCTGAGAAAAAGTCACCCCCACATCCCTCGAAAATTCAAGTGCCCTCTGGTTCCCATAATCCCGGTGGCATCTATTATTGCCTGTGTGGCTTTAATTACACAACTTACTTTTTTAACCATTAAAATATTCGTGGCCTGGTTAATATTGGGTCTGGTATTCTACTTCGCTTACCGGAAATATAAAAACTCCCGAAAAGAGGATGATAACGAGATAGAACTGGGAGAAATGGATGATGCTATTGTTTTAGGTGCTCTAATACCTGAGAAAGAATCAGGAAAATGA
- a CDS encoding amino acid permease, with the protein MKRIFAKKPINDLSGNNDDKALKRSIGPINLIIMGLGCIIGAGIFIVTGVASAHYSGPALVLSFVLSAIACIFTALCYAEFASMIPISGSVYTYTYVALGEIWAWMIGWVLMYEYLISASAVAVGWSSYIVGLFSSAGIILPQIITAPPGTGLINLPALFIIVLLTGILILGVKESTRFNAIIVMLNIAIILLFVIVGINHINPANYHPFMPYGFSGVLQGAAMVFFAYIGFDAVSTAAEETKNPQKTMPIGIIGSLIISSILYIVVAAVLNGMVPYNLLDTSSPVTFALKSVGVNWAASIVSFGALFGLTSVLLTSLFGQTRIFYSMSRDGLLPEIFSHLHKSFRSPVLCILIVGMVAALIAAFFPLNVIIELVNIGTLSAFIFLALSIIILRKQHPEIPRKFKCPLVPLIPILSIVFCSFLIFQLSHTTLERFGISLLIGLSVYFAYGMKNSNLRKYDGDSRLNVKFLINNIQKLNYSYFKTIFNPISYLRGFKKL; encoded by the coding sequence GTGAAAAGAATTTTTGCCAAAAAACCAATTAATGATTTATCTGGGAATAATGATGATAAAGCCTTAAAAAGAAGTATTGGTCCTATTAATCTAATAATAATGGGCCTGGGCTGTATTATCGGAGCAGGGATATTTATTGTTACTGGTGTGGCCTCAGCCCACTACTCTGGTCCGGCCCTGGTTTTGTCATTTGTTTTATCAGCCATTGCCTGTATTTTCACAGCTCTTTGTTATGCCGAGTTCGCCTCCATGATCCCCATATCCGGAAGCGTTTATACTTATACCTATGTGGCCCTGGGAGAAATTTGGGCCTGGATGATTGGATGGGTCTTAATGTATGAATACTTAATTTCTGCCTCAGCAGTGGCAGTGGGCTGGTCCTCATACATAGTAGGATTATTTAGCTCTGCTGGAATTATTTTACCCCAAATAATCACTGCACCTCCAGGAACCGGACTTATTAATTTACCCGCACTTTTTATAATTGTTTTATTAACGGGGATACTAATTCTAGGAGTAAAGGAAAGTACTCGTTTTAATGCCATTATTGTCATGCTTAATATTGCTATTATTTTACTATTTGTCATAGTGGGAATAAATCACATAAACCCTGCTAATTACCATCCCTTCATGCCTTACGGGTTCTCGGGTGTACTTCAGGGAGCGGCAATGGTATTCTTTGCATATATTGGTTTTGATGCTGTTTCTACTGCTGCGGAAGAGACTAAAAATCCGCAAAAAACCATGCCTATTGGAATTATTGGTTCGTTAATCATAAGTTCTATTTTGTATATCGTGGTAGCTGCTGTGTTAAACGGTATGGTGCCTTATAATTTATTAGATACTTCATCTCCAGTTACTTTTGCCCTGAAAAGTGTAGGTGTCAACTGGGCAGCGTCCATAGTGTCTTTTGGAGCTCTTTTTGGACTTACCTCTGTACTACTAACCAGTCTCTTTGGACAGACCAGGATTTTTTATTCCATGTCCCGGGATGGTCTTTTACCAGAAATATTCTCACATTTGCATAAAAGTTTCAGATCACCGGTGCTTTGTATTCTTATTGTTGGTATGGTAGCAGCCTTAATTGCTGCTTTTTTCCCTTTAAATGTTATCATTGAACTGGTGAATATTGGTACACTTTCTGCCTTTATTTTTCTGGCCTTATCTATTATTATCCTGAGAAAACAGCACCCGGAAATACCCCGGAAATTTAAATGTCCCCTGGTTCCATTAATACCAATTTTGTCCATAGTTTTCTGTTCATTTTTAATATTTCAGTTATCTCATACCACTCTGGAACGATTTGGCATTAGTTTATTGATTGGATTATCAGTTTATTTTGCATATGGTATGAAAAACAGTAATCTTAGAAAATACGATGGAGATAGTAGATTGAATGTAAAATTTCTTATTAATAATATTCAAAAATTAAACTACAGTTATTTTAAAACCATTTTTAATCCTATATCCTATTTAAGGGGGTTTAAAAAATTATAG
- a CDS encoding MFS transporter: MWERFSYYGMRAILSLYMLQALLYNFAFTSTIYGYYTGLVYLTPLIGGYVADRYWGNRKSIITGGILMALGQFSLAFSSFLYTPLNSISHGFLSFNHQEIFFLLGLFLLIIGNGFFKPNISTMVGSLYAKNDERRDSAFTIFYMGINMGALIAPLVVGLLGDTGNPADFMYGFLAAGVGMIIGLTVFVIGKNRYLITPDGDSVGITPVHQVNNLHPELIMDQKGSLKGSTSNPLNNNKPLTFIEKQRIGVIFILSFFVIFFWTAFEQAGVSLTFFAQQNVDRMVGIVNYMIPASWFQSVNPLAILLFAPLFALLWPILNSRNLEPSLPSKMAIGLIFLSGGFLLLTLPAGMIDAGATSVSPLWLVAIYVMMTFGELCLSPIGLSAVTKLSPARFVSLLMGVWFLSAAASNILAGFLSCLYPDPSRVIVPTLFGIPITGLETFFMIFVVMSVIAAIILLLIRKKLVKMMHGIK; encoded by the coding sequence ATGTGGGAGCGTTTTAGTTACTATGGTATGAGAGCTATTCTTTCATTATACATGCTCCAGGCCCTTTTATATAACTTCGCCTTTACTTCCACCATATATGGTTATTACACCGGATTGGTCTATTTAACTCCATTAATTGGTGGATATGTGGCTGATAGGTACTGGGGTAACCGGAAATCGATTATCACTGGGGGTATTCTCATGGCCCTGGGCCAGTTCTCTCTGGCCTTCAGTAGTTTTCTATACACACCATTAAATAGTATTTCGCATGGATTTTTAAGCTTTAATCATCAGGAAATATTCTTCTTATTAGGGTTGTTTCTACTCATTATAGGTAACGGATTCTTTAAACCTAATATTTCTACCATGGTGGGTTCTTTATATGCTAAAAACGATGAAAGAAGAGATTCTGCATTTACCATATTTTACATGGGGATTAATATGGGTGCGCTTATAGCACCTCTGGTGGTGGGATTACTGGGAGATACCGGTAATCCAGCTGATTTCATGTATGGTTTTCTGGCCGCAGGTGTGGGAATGATAATTGGACTCACTGTTTTTGTTATAGGTAAGAATAGATATCTCATAACTCCAGATGGTGATTCTGTGGGTATTACACCAGTACATCAGGTAAATAATCTTCATCCCGAATTGATAATGGATCAAAAAGGATCTTTAAAAGGTAGTACATCAAATCCTTTGAATAATAATAAGCCATTAACTTTCATTGAAAAGCAGAGAATTGGAGTTATTTTTATTCTATCCTTTTTTGTCATTTTTTTCTGGACTGCTTTTGAGCAAGCCGGAGTTTCTTTAACTTTTTTTGCCCAGCAAAATGTTGATCGAATGGTAGGTATAGTTAATTACATGATTCCAGCCAGCTGGTTCCAATCTGTTAATCCGCTGGCCATACTTCTATTTGCACCATTATTTGCGCTACTCTGGCCTATACTCAATTCTAGAAATTTAGAACCATCACTACCTTCAAAAATGGCCATTGGTTTAATTTTTCTTTCGGGAGGATTTTTACTACTTACATTACCTGCGGGAATGATTGATGCGGGAGCAACTTCAGTTAGTCCACTCTGGCTGGTGGCCATTTATGTAATGATGACTTTTGGTGAGTTATGTCTATCACCTATTGGATTATCAGCAGTTACAAAACTTTCACCAGCAAGATTTGTTTCTCTTTTGATGGGAGTATGGTTTTTATCTGCAGCTGCCTCCAATATATTGGCCGGATTTTTATCCTGTTTATATCCCGATCCTTCTAGAGTGATCGTTCCCACCTTATTTGGAATCCCTATTACGGGATTGGAAACTTTTTTCATGATATTCGTGGTTATGTCGGTTATAGCAGCCATTATTTTATTATTAATCAGAAAAAAATTGGTTAAAATGATGCATGGAATTAAATAA